One window of Catonella massiliensis genomic DNA carries:
- the flhF gene encoding flagellar biosynthesis protein FlhF: MIIKKFKAETEKDAILLAKEELGGDAVVMNIKTTTPKGFFRFLRKPYVEVTAAIDENIESKPKTEPVTEGAVPKPALKPVPPVANEVSAIEKKLNDLQGLLEKQLNDSKIKEIRDGSKAAEAVVKPSEIIGDFSDSLEADAHAEATQADKNQDKKESKLNACMQLIYKQLLSNEVDEKYVNEITGEIENSIKKDAQLDRILGAVYQKLVLKLGQPSLIEAAPGKTKYVFFLGPTGVGKTTTIAKIASSFKIKEKRNIGLLTADTYRIAAVEQLRTYANILGIPLSVVYSASEIQEARKDLDRYEIVLVDTAGRSDKNIEQIDELKRLISAVPEEDREVYLVLSATTKYGDLMRIAETYKEVADYKLIFTKVDETGTIGNIYNILMQTGASLSYVTFGQNVPDDISAADTQAIAKQLLS, encoded by the coding sequence ATGATAATTAAAAAATTTAAGGCAGAAACAGAGAAAGATGCTATCCTTTTGGCAAAAGAAGAACTTGGCGGAGATGCAGTCGTAATGAATATCAAAACTACAACACCAAAGGGATTTTTTAGGTTCTTACGTAAACCATATGTGGAGGTTACTGCTGCAATTGATGAGAACATCGAAAGTAAGCCTAAAACTGAACCTGTTACCGAAGGGGCTGTTCCTAAGCCTGCTCTAAAGCCTGTTCCTCCTGTAGCGAATGAGGTATCTGCTATAGAGAAGAAGCTAAACGACCTTCAGGGGCTTCTTGAAAAGCAGTTAAATGATTCCAAAATCAAAGAAATAAGAGATGGTTCAAAGGCGGCAGAAGCTGTGGTAAAGCCGTCTGAAATAATAGGTGATTTTTCGGACAGCCTTGAGGCAGACGCTCATGCTGAAGCCACTCAGGCAGACAAGAATCAGGATAAGAAGGAAAGCAAGCTTAATGCCTGTATGCAGCTCATATACAAGCAGCTTTTAAGCAATGAAGTAGATGAAAAGTATGTGAATGAAATAACAGGTGAAATAGAGAATTCAATTAAGAAGGATGCACAGCTTGACCGCATTCTTGGTGCTGTATATCAGAAGCTTGTCCTTAAGCTTGGACAGCCTAGCCTCATAGAAGCTGCTCCCGGTAAGACTAAGTATGTATTCTTCCTTGGTCCTACAGGAGTAGGGAAAACTACTACCATAGCTAAGATTGCTTCTAGCTTTAAGATTAAAGAAAAGAGAAATATAGGTCTTCTTACCGCCGATACCTACAGGATAGCTGCAGTGGAACAGCTAAGAACCTATGCTAATATACTTGGTATACCGCTAAGTGTGGTATATTCTGCTTCTGAGATACAAGAAGCAAGGAAAGACCTTGATAGATACGAGATTGTTCTTGTGGATACAGCAGGAAGGTCAGATAAAAATATAGAGCAGATTGATGAACTTAAGAGGCTCATTAGTGCTGTTCCAGAAGAAGACAGGGAAGTATATCTGGTGCTATCAGCCACAACCAAGTACGGAGACTTGATGCGGATTGCTGAGACCTATAAGGAGGTAGCAGATTATAAGCTCATTTTTACAAAGGTAGATGAGACCGGAACTATAGGAAATATATACAACATTTTGATGCAGACGGGTGCGAGCCTTTCTTATGTGACATTTGGTCAGAATGTTCCGGATGACATAAGCGCAGCGGATACACAGGCAATTGCAAAACAATTGTTATCATAA
- the flhA gene encoding flagellar biosynthesis protein FlhA — protein sequence MGNKAGFGIGGFVLLSVVMFIIPIPSVLLDVLLAVNLSLAMIVLFNAMFSKEALDMSSFPTILLFTTIFRISLNISSTRLILRTGDPGNVVRTFGQFVGGGDLIVGIIVFFILVLVQFIVINQGSERVAEVSARFTLDAMPGKQMAIDADLNTGALTDEQAKEKRQKIQDEASFFGSMDGASKYVKGDAIAGLIISVINFAGGIALGVLQRGMDVNTALSTYSILTIGDGLVSQIPSLLISLATGVLVTKVSKEADLGDILVKQLFSIPRVLFLVGGAMIFFGVATPLSTVIFVPMGLAFLLSGWKMSKNLGEEEIESEVIAEEEAAEEVRKPENVNSLLQVDSIELEFGYGIIPLADVNQGGDLLDRVVMIRRQIAIELGCVVPIIRLRDNIQLNPNQYVIKIKGVPVSEGEILFDHYMAMNPGYVEEEITGIPTFEPSFNLPAIWITESQRERAETLGYTVVDPPSIIATHITEIVRRHIWELLTRQDVQNLIDNIKDKDQALISELVPKLLSVGEIQKVLQNLLRESISIRDLVTILETLADYATTTHDTDVLTEYVRQGLKRAISNKYFPPNETTSVVTLDPKIEQEIMNSVKQTEQGAYLTIDPAVAQNIMDSLKIEIDKLDKLGKVPIVMTSPIVRMYFKKLTMDYFADLIVLSYNEVESNVELQSVGMVTI from the coding sequence GTGGCTTCGTGCTCCTTTCAGTTGTTATGTTTATTATTCCCATTCCAAGTGTGCTTTTGGATGTTTTGTTGGCAGTCAACCTTTCGTTAGCGATGATAGTGCTTTTCAATGCAATGTTTTCAAAAGAAGCTTTGGACATGTCAAGCTTCCCTACAATTTTGCTTTTTACTACAATATTTAGAATATCGCTTAATATTTCTTCTACAAGGCTCATTCTCCGTACGGGAGATCCGGGAAACGTAGTTAGGACCTTCGGACAGTTCGTAGGTGGAGGAGATCTTATAGTAGGTATCATTGTATTCTTCATCCTTGTTTTGGTACAGTTTATTGTAATCAACCAGGGTTCTGAACGAGTAGCTGAGGTGTCAGCGAGATTTACACTCGATGCTATGCCCGGTAAGCAGATGGCTATAGATGCTGACCTGAATACAGGTGCTCTTACAGATGAACAGGCAAAGGAAAAAAGACAGAAGATTCAGGATGAAGCTTCTTTCTTCGGCTCAATGGATGGTGCGAGTAAGTATGTAAAGGGAGATGCTATTGCGGGTCTTATTATCTCTGTAATCAACTTTGCGGGAGGTATTGCCCTAGGTGTGCTGCAGAGAGGAATGGATGTAAATACAGCCCTTAGTACCTATTCCATACTTACAATCGGTGATGGTCTGGTATCTCAGATTCCTTCCCTCCTTATTTCTTTAGCAACAGGTGTACTGGTAACGAAGGTAAGTAAAGAGGCAGACCTTGGAGATATCCTGGTTAAGCAGTTGTTCTCCATACCAAGAGTGCTTTTCCTGGTTGGAGGAGCGATGATATTCTTTGGTGTGGCTACACCTCTTTCAACAGTTATATTTGTTCCTATGGGACTTGCCTTCCTGCTTTCAGGCTGGAAGATGTCAAAGAACCTTGGAGAAGAAGAAATCGAATCTGAGGTTATTGCAGAAGAAGAGGCTGCAGAAGAAGTCAGAAAACCTGAAAATGTTAACTCACTCCTCCAGGTAGACTCTATAGAGTTAGAGTTCGGATACGGTATCATACCTCTTGCTGATGTGAATCAGGGTGGAGACCTTCTTGACAGAGTAGTAATGATAAGGAGGCAGATAGCCATAGAGCTAGGCTGCGTAGTACCTATTATAAGGCTTAGAGATAATATTCAGCTAAATCCCAATCAGTATGTAATTAAGATAAAGGGAGTTCCTGTAAGTGAAGGAGAGATACTCTTTGACCACTACATGGCGATGAACCCGGGATATGTAGAAGAGGAAATCACAGGTATTCCTACCTTTGAGCCTTCCTTTAACCTTCCTGCCATCTGGATAACTGAGTCTCAGCGTGAAAGGGCAGAAACCCTTGGATACACGGTAGTTGACCCACCGTCTATCATAGCTACTCACATTACTGAGATTGTAAGAAGACATATCTGGGAGCTTCTTACAAGGCAGGATGTACAGAATCTTATTGACAACATAAAGGATAAGGACCAGGCTCTTATATCAGAACTTGTGCCTAAACTCCTTAGTGTGGGCGAGATTCAGAAGGTACTTCAAAATCTCCTAAGAGAGAGTATATCGATACGAGATTTGGTAACTATACTCGAAACTCTTGCAGACTATGCAACAACTACCCATGACACAGATGTGCTTACGGAGTATGTAAGGCAGGGGCTTAAGAGGGCCATATCCAATAAGTATTTTCCTCCTAATGAGACTACCAGTGTAGTAACACTTGATCCAAAGATTGAACAGGAGATTATGAATTCTGTAAAACAGACCGAGCAGGGGGCATATCTTACCATAGACCCTGCTGTTGCACAGAATATAATGGATTCACTTAAGATAGAAATAGACAAGCTCGACAAATTAGGAAAGGTTCCGATAGTAATGACCTCACCAATAGTAAGGATGTACTTCAAGAAGCTGACCATGGACTATTTTGCTGATCTGATAGTGCTTTCTTACAATGAGGTAGAATCTAACGTTGAATTACAATCGGTAGGTATGGTAACTATATGA